In Streptomyces chartreusis NRRL 3882, the following are encoded in one genomic region:
- a CDS encoding ABC transporter substrate-binding protein, with the protein MAPSRIPSRRLRPVLRAATATAAAALVLSACTGGSGAAGAGDTSGNQLLTIPREDLATFTRNFNPLSPQAAPMTKEAVYEPLVVHSMADAKDTPWLATKWEEAKDGKSLTFTLREGVKWSDGKPLVADDVVYTFELRKKVLGGLEYLDKVTAVDEHTVMFSFNKPFSPGFWEIAGQQIMPKHIWSKVKDPAKFTNPNPVGTGPYTKIEKFQAQSYELRKNPDYWQPAKQQIAGIRMLAFSGNDSANLAFTNGEVDWTQSFIPDIEKSFVAKDKEHNHYWFPPAGAMINWQLNTTKAPYNDPAVRKALSMAVDRDQITKVAMNGYAEPADCTGLARTYDKWRDKDLAASCTWTKYDTDAAAKALDAAGYKESGGKRKLKNGKDFTLDISVGSASSDWISAANIIKQNLAKVGITATVKTPDWAAVVSSYEQGTFDTGIVWSNNGATPYEYFRDVMSSGMLKPVGEKATQNYHRFADKKADKLIDAFAAATDESAQREQVDALQKLYNEDAPAVPLFTGPEFGAYTDKRFTGWPSEDNPYATLGNRNASTILVLTSLKPVKS; encoded by the coding sequence ATGGCACCCTCCCGCATACCTTCACGGCGGCTGCGCCCTGTCCTGAGAGCGGCCACCGCGACCGCCGCCGCAGCCCTGGTCCTGTCCGCCTGCACAGGTGGCTCGGGCGCCGCCGGCGCCGGTGACACCTCCGGCAACCAGCTGCTCACCATCCCGCGCGAGGACCTGGCGACGTTCACGCGCAACTTCAACCCGCTCTCCCCGCAGGCCGCCCCCATGACCAAGGAGGCCGTCTACGAGCCGCTGGTCGTGCACAGCATGGCGGACGCCAAGGACACGCCGTGGCTGGCCACCAAGTGGGAGGAGGCGAAGGACGGCAAGTCCCTCACCTTCACGCTCCGCGAGGGCGTCAAGTGGTCGGATGGCAAGCCGCTCGTCGCCGACGACGTCGTCTACACCTTCGAGCTGCGCAAGAAGGTGCTCGGCGGCCTGGAGTACCTCGACAAGGTCACCGCGGTCGACGAGCACACGGTGATGTTCTCCTTCAACAAGCCCTTCTCGCCCGGCTTCTGGGAGATCGCCGGTCAGCAGATCATGCCGAAGCACATCTGGTCCAAGGTCAAGGACCCGGCGAAGTTCACCAACCCGAACCCGGTCGGCACCGGCCCGTACACCAAGATCGAGAAGTTCCAGGCACAGTCGTACGAGCTGCGCAAGAACCCCGACTACTGGCAGCCCGCCAAGCAGCAGATTGCCGGCATCCGGATGCTCGCTTTCTCTGGCAATGACAGCGCCAACCTCGCCTTCACCAACGGCGAGGTCGACTGGACGCAGTCGTTCATCCCGGACATCGAGAAGTCCTTCGTCGCCAAGGACAAGGAGCACAACCACTACTGGTTCCCGCCGGCCGGCGCGATGATCAACTGGCAGCTGAACACCACGAAGGCGCCCTACAACGACCCGGCCGTGCGCAAGGCGCTCAGCATGGCCGTCGACCGCGACCAGATCACCAAGGTCGCGATGAACGGTTATGCCGAACCCGCCGACTGCACGGGCCTGGCCCGCACGTACGACAAGTGGCGCGACAAGGACCTCGCCGCCTCCTGCACCTGGACGAAGTACGACACCGACGCGGCGGCCAAGGCCCTTGACGCGGCCGGCTACAAGGAGAGCGGCGGCAAGCGGAAGCTGAAGAACGGCAAGGACTTCACGCTCGACATCTCCGTCGGCTCCGCATCCTCCGACTGGATCTCGGCCGCGAACATCATCAAGCAGAACCTCGCGAAGGTCGGCATCACCGCCACCGTGAAGACGCCCGACTGGGCGGCCGTGGTGAGCTCGTACGAGCAGGGCACCTTCGACACCGGCATCGTGTGGAGCAACAACGGTGCCACCCCGTACGAGTACTTCCGTGACGTGATGTCGAGCGGGATGCTCAAGCCCGTCGGAGAGAAGGCCACGCAGAACTACCACCGGTTCGCCGACAAGAAGGCCGACAAGCTCATCGACGCCTTCGCCGCCGCCACGGACGAGAGCGCGCAGCGCGAGCAGGTCGACGCCCTGCAGAAGCTGTACAACGAGGACGCCCCCGCGGTGCCCCTGTTCACCGGACCCGAGTTCGGCGCGTACACCGACAAGCGCTTCACCGGCTGGCCGTCGGAGGACAACCCGTACGCCACTCTCGGCAACCGCAACGCCAGCACGATCCTCGTGCTCACCTCGCTGAAGCCCGTCAAGAGCTGA
- a CDS encoding LacI family DNA-binding transcriptional regulator, which yields MATNKSHRVTMSDVARRAGVSRTTVSFVLNDKPGAAIPDETRRRILEAIDELGYRPNAGARALAANRSGWFGLITEIVTGPFAAEVITGAQSRAWGDRRFLLIAASEGDPAQEAAALDQMLEHRVEGLLYATTWHRAVSLPKAAREVPTVLVNCYDAEGELPCILPDEASGGYKATRRLLDAGHTRIGFINLDPEIPAAIGRREGYERALREAGITPDPSLVIPGFATADGAYTAACELLDRPAGDRPTALFCGNDRMAMGAYDAIKERGLRIPHDVAVVGFDNQELIAAYLRPKLTTLALPFEAMGTKGVDMLAALAAGQPLDTHRVTIDCPLLERSSV from the coding sequence GTGGCCACGAACAAGTCGCATCGCGTGACCATGAGCGATGTGGCGCGCCGCGCGGGTGTCTCGCGGACCACGGTCTCCTTCGTTCTCAACGACAAGCCCGGCGCCGCCATCCCCGACGAGACCCGTCGGCGGATCCTGGAGGCGATCGACGAGCTGGGCTACCGGCCCAACGCCGGGGCGCGGGCGCTGGCCGCGAACCGCAGTGGGTGGTTCGGGCTGATCACCGAGATCGTGACCGGCCCCTTCGCCGCCGAGGTGATCACGGGTGCGCAGAGCCGCGCCTGGGGTGATCGGAGGTTCCTGCTGATCGCGGCGAGCGAGGGTGACCCCGCGCAGGAGGCCGCCGCGCTCGATCAGATGCTGGAGCACCGGGTGGAAGGGCTCCTGTACGCCACGACCTGGCACCGGGCCGTCAGCCTGCCGAAGGCGGCCCGTGAGGTGCCGACGGTTCTCGTCAACTGCTACGACGCGGAAGGGGAGCTGCCGTGCATCCTGCCCGACGAGGCGTCGGGCGGTTACAAGGCGACCCGCCGGCTCCTGGATGCCGGGCACACCCGCATCGGGTTCATCAACCTCGACCCGGAGATCCCGGCCGCCATCGGCAGGCGCGAGGGGTACGAGCGTGCCCTGCGCGAGGCCGGGATCACCCCCGACCCCTCTCTCGTCATCCCCGGCTTCGCCACTGCCGACGGCGCCTACACCGCCGCCTGCGAACTGCTGGACCGCCCGGCCGGCGACCGGCCGACCGCGCTGTTCTGCGGCAACGACCGAATGGCGATGGGCGCCTATGACGCGATCAAGGAACGTGGCCTGCGCATCCCGCACGACGTGGCCGTGGTGGGGTTCGACAACCAGGAACTCATCGCCGCCTACCTGCGGCCGAAGCTGACGACGCTCGCCTTGCCCTTCGAGGCCATGGGCACCAAGGGCGTCGACATGCTCGCCGCTCTCGCAGCGGGGCAGCCGCTCGACACCCACCGGGTGACGATCGACTGCCCGCTGCTCGAACGCTCGTCGGTCTGA
- a CDS encoding carbohydrate kinase family protein, whose amino-acid sequence MARAQAPNSVTVLGECVADVFTDPARSGPDELALRALPGGGPANTAVALARLGTPTRFLGRFSNDVFGTLFRARLSDSGVDLTGSVTAPEPSTLAVADLDATGQATYTFYADSAADWQWTADELAGTAYEGTVCLHTGSLALIRQPGGSHIEDHLARAREHVTVSIDPNVRPLLVPPSAYRERLPRWCALTDILRLSEDDLALLLPGAGPEEACDTWHAAGVRLVVITLGSRGALASLDGRRVTVPTPAVDVVDTVGAGDSFTAGLLHCLAVLGHLGGRLDRLSLDEVADSCSFAARVAALTCSIAGANPPRAGESGPGTGIEQLLPHA is encoded by the coding sequence ATGGCCCGAGCCCAGGCCCCCAACAGCGTCACCGTCCTCGGCGAGTGCGTCGCCGACGTCTTCACCGACCCGGCCAGATCGGGCCCCGACGAACTGGCGCTGCGGGCCCTGCCCGGTGGCGGTCCCGCCAACACCGCCGTGGCCCTCGCCCGGCTCGGCACTCCCACCCGCTTCCTCGGACGGTTCTCCAACGACGTCTTCGGCACCCTCTTCCGGGCCCGCCTCAGCGACTCCGGCGTCGACCTGACCGGCAGCGTGACAGCCCCCGAGCCCAGCACCCTGGCCGTCGCCGACCTCGACGCGACCGGCCAGGCCACCTACACCTTCTACGCCGACAGCGCCGCCGACTGGCAGTGGACGGCCGACGAACTCGCCGGCACCGCGTATGAGGGCACCGTCTGTCTGCACACCGGGTCCCTGGCACTGATACGCCAGCCCGGCGGCAGCCACATCGAGGACCACCTCGCCCGGGCACGCGAGCACGTCACCGTATCCATCGACCCCAACGTCCGCCCCCTGCTCGTACCGCCCTCCGCCTACCGCGAACGGCTCCCCCGGTGGTGTGCCCTCACCGACATCCTCCGCCTCAGCGAGGATGACCTGGCGCTGCTCCTGCCCGGCGCCGGCCCCGAAGAGGCTTGCGACACCTGGCACGCCGCCGGCGTCCGCCTAGTGGTCATCACCCTCGGCTCACGCGGCGCCCTCGCCTCCCTCGACGGCCGCCGTGTCACCGTCCCCACCCCGGCCGTCGACGTCGTCGACACCGTAGGCGCCGGGGACTCCTTCACCGCGGGCCTGCTGCACTGCCTCGCCGTCCTCGGACACCTCGGCGGCCGACTCGACCGGCTGAGCCTCGACGAGGTCGCCGACTCCTGCTCGTTCGCCGCCCGCGTCGCTGCCCTGACCTGTTCCATCGCCGGTGCCAACCCGCCCCGGGCGGGCGAATCGGGACCGGGGACCGGCATCGAACAGCTCCTGCCGCATGCCTGA
- a CDS encoding integrase, protein MPDNFRFNDLRHTGNTLAADTGAKLKDLMVRAGQSSERAQLIYQHSTAKHQRKLAQGIDAEVRQQLRESADERRRTMDA, encoded by the coding sequence ATGCCGGACAACTTCCGCTTCAACGACCTCCGCCACACCGGCAACACCCTGGCGGCTGACACCGGCGCCAAGCTGAAGGACCTCATGGTCCGCGCCGGCCAGTCCTCGGAGCGGGCCCAGCTGATCTACCAGCACTCGACGGCGAAGCACCAGCGGAAGCTGGCCCAGGGCATCGACGCCGAGGTACGGCAGCAGCTGCGTGAATCGGCCGACGAGCGGCGGCGAACCATGGATGCATGA
- a CDS encoding glycoside hydrolase family 32 protein yields the protein MSTAPFDRDRHRPVAHLRPPHNWINDPNGLVHHDGHYHVCYQYNPHGTDHANMHWGHFRSPDLVSWEPLPIALTPTPGGEDADGCFSGNAVSDGDRIVAFYSAHRQERPQHQLITTAISRDGGLTFRPRGDLLIPEPPDGTTMYRDPYVWQDGNTWRMLVGAALADGRAAALLYDSPDLQTWTYRGPFSARAPQPVGDAGLLTGEGWECPQYLPAASGRGALILSGWYERDGPQGVLALIGEDRGDVFEAGPPQLLDHGPDFYAPALLRAPGGRWLLWGWSWEARNKEWSEAEGWAGTLTLPREIELTEDGRMHQRPAAELLALRGERTVHAAGLAAGSAPVDLGEVSRSFDLTARLEATGKTGLRLVTAPDDSEYLDILLDADAGQLVVIRDHASLDPRARGGTYTMPCPSGRPVDLRVVVDRSIAEIFLSTGQVLTVRFYPVGEGPWHLQAHTAPGAQLNYSIDAWQLLPLEIKEYGTDTLNGKGRAA from the coding sequence GTGTCCACCGCGCCCTTTGACCGCGACCGGCACCGTCCCGTCGCGCACCTGCGCCCGCCCCACAACTGGATCAACGACCCCAACGGGCTGGTCCACCACGACGGCCACTACCACGTCTGCTACCAGTACAACCCGCACGGAACCGACCACGCCAACATGCACTGGGGCCACTTCCGCAGCCCCGACCTGGTGAGCTGGGAACCCCTGCCGATCGCCCTCACCCCCACCCCCGGGGGCGAGGACGCCGACGGCTGCTTCTCCGGCAACGCCGTCTCCGACGGCGACCGGATCGTCGCCTTCTACTCCGCGCACCGCCAGGAGCGTCCGCAGCACCAGCTGATCACCACCGCCATCTCCCGCGACGGCGGCCTGACCTTCCGCCCCCGCGGTGACCTGCTCATACCCGAGCCGCCCGACGGCACCACCATGTACCGCGACCCCTACGTCTGGCAGGACGGGAACACCTGGCGGATGCTGGTCGGCGCCGCACTCGCCGACGGCCGCGCCGCGGCCCTGCTGTACGACTCACCGGACCTGCAGACCTGGACCTACCGGGGACCCTTCTCCGCCCGTGCACCACAGCCCGTCGGCGACGCCGGACTGCTCACCGGCGAAGGCTGGGAGTGCCCCCAGTACCTCCCGGCGGCCTCCGGGCGAGGCGCCCTCATCCTCTCCGGCTGGTACGAACGCGACGGCCCGCAAGGCGTGCTGGCCCTGATCGGCGAGGACCGCGGCGACGTCTTCGAAGCAGGCCCGCCCCAACTCCTGGACCACGGCCCGGACTTCTACGCCCCCGCTCTACTGCGCGCACCCGGTGGCAGATGGCTGCTGTGGGGCTGGTCGTGGGAAGCCCGCAACAAGGAGTGGTCGGAGGCCGAAGGCTGGGCCGGAACGCTCACGCTCCCCCGAGAGATAGAACTGACCGAGGACGGCCGGATGCACCAGCGGCCCGCCGCGGAACTGCTCGCACTGCGCGGGGAACGTACCGTCCACGCAGCCGGGCTGGCCGCAGGCTCCGCTCCCGTCGACCTGGGCGAAGTCAGCCGCAGCTTCGACCTCACGGCCCGTCTCGAAGCCACCGGCAAGACCGGCCTGCGACTGGTCACCGCTCCAGACGACTCCGAGTACCTCGACATCCTCCTCGACGCCGACGCAGGCCAGTTGGTCGTGATCCGCGACCACGCCTCACTGGACCCGCGCGCCCGCGGCGGCACCTACACGATGCCCTGCCCCAGCGGTCGGCCGGTCGACCTGCGCGTCGTAGTTGACCGTTCCATCGCCGAGATCTTCCTCTCGACCGGCCAGGTACTCACCGTGCGCTTCTACCCCGTGGGCGAAGGCCCCTGGCACCTGCAGGCGCACACCGCGCCCGGCGCACAGCTCAACTACTCGATCGACGCATGGCAGCTCCTGCCGCTCGAGATCAAGGAATACGGCACCGACACGCTCAACGGGAAAGGCCGCGCGGCGTAA
- a CDS encoding carbohydrate ABC transporter permease yields the protein MTAILDKQPATTARAPRRRRRVRIGRLLSLTVLTVTAALVVAPLVWALATSLRTPATSFDNPPQWIPTDPVWSNYQAVFDKVPFTAFFLNSVIVTGLIVVGQLITSTMSGYAFAMVRFRGNKALFAVILATMMVPIQTTIIPVFLIIKYLGLTDSRMALVLPAVGGAFGTFLMRQYFLQMPRELGEAARVDGASHFQVFARIYAPMARAPMATLGVLTFSAYWNEFFRPLIFLQSTDNFTLPLGLVTLQGNMGTGSISIVLAAVIIALIPSVLIFLAAQRYFVEGIVAGSFR from the coding sequence GTGACCGCCATCCTCGACAAGCAGCCCGCAACCACCGCCCGCGCCCCGCGCCGGCGCCGCCGGGTCCGGATCGGACGCCTGCTGTCGCTCACCGTGCTAACAGTTACGGCCGCGCTGGTGGTGGCACCGCTCGTGTGGGCCCTGGCCACCTCCCTGCGCACCCCGGCCACGTCCTTCGACAATCCGCCGCAGTGGATCCCCACGGATCCGGTCTGGTCGAACTACCAGGCCGTCTTCGACAAGGTCCCCTTCACCGCGTTCTTCCTCAACAGCGTGATCGTCACCGGACTCATCGTGGTCGGCCAGCTCATCACCTCCACGATGAGCGGCTACGCCTTCGCCATGGTCCGCTTCCGCGGCAACAAGGCCCTGTTCGCCGTCATCCTGGCCACCATGATGGTCCCGATCCAGACGACCATCATCCCGGTCTTCCTGATCATCAAGTACCTGGGCCTGACCGACAGCCGCATGGCGCTCGTCCTGCCCGCCGTCGGAGGCGCCTTCGGTACCTTCCTGATGCGGCAGTACTTCCTGCAGATGCCACGCGAACTCGGCGAGGCGGCACGGGTGGACGGAGCCTCCCACTTCCAGGTCTTCGCCCGCATCTACGCCCCCATGGCGCGCGCCCCGATGGCCACCCTGGGAGTGCTCACCTTCTCCGCCTACTGGAACGAATTCTTCCGCCCGCTGATCTTCCTGCAGTCGACCGACAACTTCACCCTGCCCCTGGGCCTGGTGACCCTGCAGGGAAACATGGGCACCGGCAGCATCTCCATCGTGCTCGCCGCAGTGATCATCGCCCTGATCCCCAGCGTGCTGATCTTCCTCGCCGCCCAGCGGTACTTCGTCGAGGGCATCGTGGCCGGCTCCTTCCGCTGA
- a CDS encoding carbohydrate ABC transporter permease has protein sequence MSAPSGAWSGRPPEQQEEQSAALRRRAQNRRARRETLFGYAMVASALVVVVVFTVAPILASFVLALFKWDAISSPEFVGLDNFDAVLSDETVTHSLLVTSGLAVIIVFLQVALGLGLALLVAQRASKIVQHLFRAAFFLPMLASAASISIVMAYVFNDQFGVINYYLDLLHLPEVSWLSSTGGATATIVLVAVWQQLGFTFILFVAALGSVPGDVLEAAQIDGASPARMFWRIKLPLISPTVLFASTVGLINTMQLFDQPYVMTKGGPGESTYTTVLLVYRTAFQNLQFGYASAISVVLFAVLLIITAVQFTVSRKWVFYS, from the coding sequence GTGTCCGCCCCGTCGGGCGCGTGGTCCGGCCGCCCTCCCGAGCAACAGGAAGAGCAGAGCGCGGCGCTGCGTCGCCGCGCGCAGAACCGGCGCGCCCGCCGCGAGACCCTGTTCGGCTACGCCATGGTGGCCTCCGCCCTGGTCGTGGTCGTCGTGTTCACCGTGGCGCCGATCCTCGCCTCGTTCGTCCTGGCCCTCTTCAAGTGGGACGCCATCTCCAGCCCCGAGTTCGTCGGGCTGGACAACTTCGACGCGGTGCTGAGCGACGAGACGGTCACCCACTCGCTGCTGGTGACCTCCGGTCTCGCCGTGATCATTGTGTTCCTCCAGGTCGCCCTCGGCCTGGGACTGGCGCTGCTGGTCGCCCAGCGGGCGTCGAAGATCGTGCAGCACCTCTTCCGCGCGGCGTTCTTCCTGCCGATGCTGGCCTCCGCGGCGTCCATCTCGATCGTGATGGCGTACGTGTTCAACGACCAGTTCGGCGTCATCAACTACTACCTGGACCTGCTTCACCTGCCCGAGGTCTCGTGGCTGAGCTCCACCGGGGGAGCGACGGCCACCATCGTGCTGGTCGCCGTGTGGCAGCAGCTGGGCTTCACCTTCATCCTCTTCGTCGCCGCCCTGGGCTCCGTACCGGGCGACGTCCTGGAGGCCGCGCAGATCGACGGCGCATCGCCCGCCCGCATGTTCTGGCGGATCAAGCTGCCCCTCATCAGCCCCACCGTGCTGTTCGCCTCCACCGTCGGACTGATCAACACGATGCAGCTGTTCGACCAGCCCTACGTGATGACCAAGGGAGGCCCCGGCGAGTCGACCTACACCACCGTGCTGCTCGTGTACCGGACGGCCTTCCAGAACCTCCAGTTCGGCTATGCCTCGGCCATCTCCGTGGTGCTGTTCGCCGTCCTGCTGATCATCACGGCCGTGCAGTTCACGGTGAGTCGAAAGTGGGTGTTCTACTCGTGA
- a CDS encoding ABC transporter substrate-binding protein — protein sequence MSSGIFKEPFSRRGVLRAGVASAAAAGVGGLASACSSGSSSSSASNVLNVLVFTDQASADKLSKVAAPFEKAHPGMKVKFTGISGTDWNDFFSKLLTQIAAGNAPDIASVATEGLQLFAAKGLAEPLDDYVKRDASQLKSYFADVHPALIEAMMYQGHLYELPTDFNAGNMFYSTSLFDKAGVGRPADDWTKDDFYDIATKIARKGGSAVPYNWVVRLWGSWTSWMYANGGNLLTEGKWDGGDWLWNTFYPNDPAAAGRKGGWRWGDPTANSAPVVESLDYMIQLQKEGLSAKPDVGGGATLQGLFASNKIGMSVGGGFWAGGLHNAGMKTGSFDVQYFPKWRSQRHLFGAGGYGILKSSKNKDLAWEFVKSLVSAKNLDVLMPGNTTTFPRKSMMTAERYSTTGPKNWHVFYDTLTKFPETAPIPAPPYYQAMAIALNKRTTEAMSSGKAKAALDGLQSDLETAMKTG from the coding sequence ATGTCCTCTGGCATTTTCAAGGAGCCGTTCAGCCGCCGTGGCGTGCTGAGAGCCGGCGTCGCCTCCGCCGCGGCAGCGGGCGTGGGCGGGCTGGCCTCCGCCTGTTCCTCCGGCTCGTCGAGCTCTTCCGCCTCGAACGTGCTGAACGTGCTGGTCTTCACCGACCAGGCGTCCGCGGACAAGCTGAGCAAGGTGGCCGCGCCGTTCGAGAAGGCGCACCCCGGCATGAAGGTGAAGTTCACCGGCATCTCGGGCACGGACTGGAACGACTTCTTCAGCAAGCTGCTCACCCAGATCGCCGCCGGCAACGCTCCCGACATCGCCTCCGTCGCCACCGAGGGCCTGCAGCTCTTCGCGGCCAAGGGCCTGGCCGAACCGCTGGACGACTATGTGAAGCGGGACGCGTCCCAGCTCAAGTCGTACTTCGCCGACGTCCACCCGGCGCTGATCGAAGCGATGATGTACCAGGGCCACCTGTACGAACTGCCGACCGATTTCAACGCCGGCAACATGTTCTACAGCACCTCCCTGTTCGATAAGGCGGGGGTGGGGCGCCCGGCCGACGACTGGACCAAGGACGACTTCTACGACATCGCCACCAAGATTGCCCGCAAGGGTGGTTCGGCCGTCCCCTACAACTGGGTGGTGCGGCTGTGGGGCAGTTGGACGTCGTGGATGTACGCCAACGGCGGCAACCTGCTGACGGAGGGCAAGTGGGACGGCGGCGACTGGCTGTGGAACACCTTCTACCCGAACGACCCCGCCGCGGCCGGCCGCAAGGGCGGCTGGCGCTGGGGGGATCCGACCGCCAACTCCGCTCCGGTCGTCGAGTCCCTCGACTACATGATCCAGTTGCAGAAGGAGGGCTTGTCGGCCAAGCCTGACGTCGGTGGCGGCGCCACGCTGCAGGGCCTGTTCGCCAGCAACAAGATCGGCATGTCGGTCGGCGGCGGGTTCTGGGCGGGCGGCCTGCACAACGCCGGCATGAAGACAGGCTCCTTCGACGTGCAGTACTTCCCCAAGTGGCGCAGTCAGCGGCACCTGTTCGGCGCGGGTGGCTACGGCATCCTCAAGTCGTCCAAGAACAAGGATCTCGCCTGGGAGTTCGTGAAGTCCCTGGTGTCCGCGAAGAACCTGGACGTGCTGATGCCGGGCAACACCACCACGTTCCCGCGCAAGTCGATGATGACGGCCGAGAGGTACTCCACCACCGGTCCCAAGAACTGGCACGTCTTCTACGACACCCTCACCAAGTTCCCCGAGACCGCGCCGATCCCGGCCCCGCCGTACTACCAGGCGATGGCCATCGCGTTGAACAAGCGCACCACCGAGGCGATGTCCTCGGGCAAGGCGAAGGCGGCCCTGGACGGTCTGCAGAGCGACCTCGAGACCGCCATGAAGACAGGGTGA
- a CDS encoding LacI family DNA-binding transcriptional regulator: MAAAAGVSKATVSNVLNRVEGKRISQETQQRIWRVAEELGYAPNSLAQALTTQRSQTIGFVSDEIATTPHAGRMILGAQEAAAAQGLVLLLVNTSGDAELERTSIEMLLQRQVDGVLYAAMYHRIVELPEALRSTPTALLDARCDDPAVPFVVPDEVQGGYTAVRELIDHGHRRIGVTVQTRDLPAREGRLEGYRKALAEAGIPYDPSLVAAETAVPFDTVGGDVDSGYRAARRLLTAEQRPTALFCYTDRMAAGAYRAAAELGLSIPHDLSVVGFDNQELVAEALYPQLTTVQLPHYEMGARAVAQLLALTGTPGSPPGPVAQEVLHCPLVARASVTSPPRL; the protein is encoded by the coding sequence GTGGCTGCCGCGGCAGGCGTGTCCAAGGCGACGGTGTCGAACGTCCTCAACCGGGTCGAGGGCAAGCGGATCAGCCAGGAGACCCAGCAGCGCATCTGGCGGGTCGCCGAGGAGCTCGGATACGCGCCGAACAGTCTGGCGCAGGCATTGACGACGCAGCGCTCGCAGACCATCGGCTTCGTCAGCGACGAGATCGCCACCACCCCCCACGCCGGCCGGATGATCCTGGGTGCCCAGGAGGCCGCCGCGGCCCAGGGCCTGGTGCTGCTGCTGGTCAACACGAGCGGCGATGCGGAACTGGAGCGCACCAGCATCGAGATGCTGCTCCAGCGGCAGGTGGACGGCGTGCTGTACGCGGCCATGTACCACCGCATCGTGGAACTGCCCGAGGCGCTGCGCTCGACGCCCACCGCGCTGCTGGACGCGCGCTGCGACGACCCCGCCGTCCCCTTCGTGGTGCCCGACGAGGTCCAGGGCGGTTACACCGCGGTGCGCGAGCTGATCGACCACGGGCACCGCAGGATCGGTGTGACCGTGCAGACCCGCGACCTTCCCGCCCGGGAGGGCCGCTTGGAGGGCTACCGCAAGGCGCTGGCCGAGGCCGGCATCCCCTACGACCCGTCCCTGGTCGCCGCCGAGACGGCGGTGCCGTTCGACACGGTCGGCGGTGATGTGGACTCGGGCTACCGGGCCGCCCGGCGTCTGCTGACGGCGGAGCAGCGCCCGACGGCGTTGTTCTGCTACACCGATCGGATGGCCGCCGGCGCTTACCGGGCTGCCGCCGAGTTGGGACTGTCCATCCCTCACGACCTGTCTGTCGTGGGGTTCGACAACCAGGAGCTGGTCGCCGAGGCCCTCTACCCCCAGCTGACCACGGTCCAGCTCCCGCACTACGAGATGGGGGCGCGGGCCGTCGCACAACTGCTCGCGCTCACCGGAACGCCGGGTTCGCCACCAGGCCCGGTCGCACAGGAAGTGCTGCACTGCCCGCTGGTGGCGCGGGCATCGGTCACTTCGCCGCCCCGGCTCTGA